From Micromonospora rhizosphaerae, the proteins below share one genomic window:
- the ligA gene encoding NAD-dependent DNA ligase LigA → MSEEAIPQQVSPAQEAAAGAEPTPEARERHATLSQELTEHQYRYYVLDAPTISDAEFDKQLRELEALEAEFPALRTPDSPTQRVGGTFSTDFTPVTHAERMLSLDNAFADEELAAWAERVERDAGGPVPYLCELKVDGLAINLTYERGRLVRAATRGDGRTGEDVTANVRSIRDVPSRLTGTEDFPDVPEFLEVRGEVYFPVAAFADLNAGLVEQGKAPFANPRNAAAGSLRQKDPRVTASRPLRLVVHGIGARRGFQPAAQSESYAALKAWGLPTSDRWRVVPDLAGVAEYVAYYAQHRHDVEHEIDGVVVKVDPVSIQGRLGSTSRAPRWAIAFKYPPEEVTTKLIDIDVNVGRTGRVTPFAVLEPVRVAGSTVALATLHNAREVERKGVLIGDTVVLRKAGDVIPEVLGPVVDLRPADARPFVMPTTCPACGTPLAPAKEADVDIRCPNSRSCPAQLRERVFHLAGRGAFDIEVLGYKGAAALLDAQIISDEGDLFQLDAEQLARSPFFVNKDGSLGTNATKLLDNLAVAKERDLWRVLVALSVRHVGPTAAQALARHFRSIEAIDRASEEELSSVDGVGPTIAASIKEWFAVDWHREVVRKWAEAGVRMAEEAVDEGPRPLEGVTVVVTGTLAGFSRDQASEAIQSRGGKVTGSVSKKTSFVVVGDNPGSKADKAASLKLPILDEDGFRVLLESGPEAAREVARTEG, encoded by the coding sequence GTGTCCGAGGAAGCGATTCCCCAGCAGGTCAGCCCGGCGCAGGAGGCGGCGGCGGGCGCCGAGCCGACCCCGGAGGCGCGGGAGCGGCACGCCACGCTGAGCCAGGAGCTCACCGAGCACCAGTACCGCTACTACGTGCTCGACGCGCCGACCATCTCCGACGCCGAGTTCGACAAGCAGCTGCGCGAGCTGGAGGCGTTGGAGGCGGAGTTCCCCGCGCTGCGCACGCCCGACTCGCCGACCCAGCGGGTCGGTGGCACCTTCTCCACCGACTTCACGCCGGTGACCCACGCCGAGCGGATGCTCTCGCTGGACAACGCCTTCGCCGACGAGGAGCTGGCCGCCTGGGCCGAGCGGGTCGAGCGGGACGCCGGCGGCCCGGTGCCGTACCTCTGCGAGCTCAAGGTCGACGGCCTGGCGATCAACCTCACCTACGAGCGCGGCCGCCTGGTCCGGGCCGCCACCCGGGGCGACGGGCGCACCGGCGAGGACGTCACCGCCAACGTCCGCAGCATCCGGGACGTGCCGAGCCGGCTGACCGGCACCGAGGATTTCCCCGACGTGCCGGAGTTTCTCGAGGTCCGCGGCGAGGTCTACTTCCCGGTCGCCGCCTTCGCCGACCTCAACGCCGGCCTCGTCGAGCAGGGCAAGGCGCCGTTCGCGAACCCGCGCAACGCGGCCGCCGGCAGCCTGCGGCAGAAGGACCCGCGGGTCACCGCCTCCCGGCCGCTGCGCCTGGTGGTGCACGGCATCGGCGCCCGCCGCGGCTTCCAGCCGGCCGCCCAGTCCGAGTCGTACGCGGCGCTGAAGGCGTGGGGGCTGCCGACCAGCGACCGGTGGCGGGTGGTCCCCGACCTGGCCGGCGTCGCCGAGTACGTCGCGTACTACGCCCAGCACCGGCACGACGTCGAGCACGAGATCGACGGCGTGGTGGTCAAGGTCGATCCGGTCTCCATCCAGGGGCGGCTCGGCTCCACCAGCCGGGCTCCGCGCTGGGCGATCGCCTTCAAGTACCCGCCGGAGGAGGTGACCACCAAGCTGATCGACATCGACGTGAACGTGGGGCGCACCGGCCGGGTCACCCCGTTCGCAGTGCTGGAGCCGGTGCGCGTGGCCGGCTCCACCGTCGCTCTGGCCACCCTGCACAACGCCCGGGAGGTCGAGCGCAAGGGGGTGCTGATCGGCGACACGGTGGTGCTGCGCAAGGCCGGCGACGTGATCCCCGAGGTGCTCGGCCCGGTGGTCGACCTGCGGCCCGCCGACGCCCGGCCGTTCGTCATGCCCACCACCTGCCCGGCCTGCGGCACCCCCCTCGCCCCCGCCAAGGAGGCCGACGTCGACATCCGCTGCCCCAACAGCCGCAGCTGTCCGGCGCAGCTGCGCGAGCGGGTCTTCCACCTGGCCGGCCGGGGCGCCTTCGACATCGAGGTGCTGGGCTACAAGGGCGCCGCGGCCCTGCTCGACGCGCAGATCATCTCCGACGAGGGTGACCTGTTCCAGCTCGACGCCGAACAGCTCGCCCGCTCGCCGTTCTTCGTCAACAAGGACGGCAGCCTGGGCACCAACGCCACCAAGCTGCTGGACAACCTCGCCGTGGCCAAGGAGCGCGACCTCTGGCGGGTGCTGGTCGCGCTCTCCGTCCGGCATGTCGGTCCCACCGCGGCGCAGGCCCTCGCGCGACACTTCCGCTCGATCGAGGCCATCGACCGGGCCAGCGAGGAGGAGCTGTCCTCGGTGGACGGTGTCGGCCCGACCATCGCCGCCAGCATCAAGGAGTGGTTCGCCGTCGACTGGCACCGCGAGGTGGTGCGCAAGTGGGCCGAGGCGGGCGTCCGGATGGCCGAGGAAGCGGTCGACGAGGGGCCCCGCCCGCTGGAGGGGGTCACCGTGGTGGTGACCGGCACGCTCGCCGGGTTCAGCCGGGACCAGGCGTCCGAGGCGATCCAGAGCCGCGGCGGCAAGGTCACCGGTTCGGTCTCCAAGAAGACGAGCTTCGTGGTGGTGGGGGACAACCCCGGCTCCAAGGCCGACAAGGCGGCCAGCCTCAAGCTCCCGATCCTCGACGAGGACGGCTTCCGGGTGCTGCTCGAGTCCGGCCCGGAGGCGGCCCGGGAGGTCGCCCGCACCGAGGGCTGA
- a CDS encoding putative bifunctional diguanylate cyclase/phosphodiesterase, whose protein sequence is MEAADPRNSVPPGRVAPFFGFIAAVFVLAALVSAEPLARLAERLPELPAAFWTMAALAVACDARPFVPPGRRQTSAVFPSTCFTFAILLGWGLGPAVAVQAVAVVVSGWRMGHAVWRTGFNAAQYACALGAAYVITRLGPGGIFDDGRLRWMDVAAMGGATAAWFAVNYGLVSTAVRLRFGDRWWPSLRQGLPYELISTGSLLLLAPVLVAAARASAALIPLVLVPLFAVYRMARLSAEQEQLAALDPLTGLPNRKALLAEVAEQVHLHAERAARGEPDFHLALLLIDLDRFKHVNDALGHAVGDRLLVEVSARLTDVVPDGDLVARLGGDEFAIVVTRLTGTDAARELADRVAGALAEPVLMDGLPLDVGGSIGIAIFPEHGEDFTTLMRHADVAMYDAKHRNDTVAVYAAESDHNSAERLSLLADLRRVLEAGPRADPADRPGRPGVAGVADRGVRGGDGAALPAGGVPLDGDDVRGNGAPSRWRLRRRRERSRIPHGDELINRIVTGADPIRRRAARPTEEPLPDAVLPEAVDEPDEAPVPAPPADDAEAEPAADAGEITMYYQPQIAIATGEVVGVEALLRWRHPRRGMVDPGELIQVAEQSAVMRLLTRRVVDDVVEQLAKWSAAGISLRAALNVSVRDLHTGEIADQIADRLARYGVHPDRLQVEITEGALMDPRRVLASISQLNRTGVGIALDDFGTGYSSLQHLRRLPLSEVKVDRSFVLGMADDPDDAAIVRSMIELAGALGLRVVAEGVEDERTWRLLHAAGCDVAQGWFYARPMPAEELGTWLSRYRPVRPAVSGDAEHSRRPTR, encoded by the coding sequence ATGGAGGCCGCCGATCCGCGAAACTCCGTCCCTCCCGGACGGGTGGCGCCGTTCTTCGGCTTCATCGCCGCGGTCTTCGTCCTGGCCGCGCTGGTCTCGGCCGAGCCGCTGGCCAGGCTCGCCGAGCGGCTGCCCGAGCTGCCGGCGGCGTTCTGGACCATGGCGGCGCTCGCCGTCGCCTGCGACGCGCGTCCGTTCGTCCCGCCCGGTCGGCGGCAGACCTCGGCGGTCTTCCCGTCGACCTGTTTCACCTTCGCCATCCTGCTCGGCTGGGGGCTGGGCCCGGCGGTCGCGGTGCAGGCGGTGGCGGTGGTCGTCTCGGGCTGGCGGATGGGGCACGCCGTGTGGCGGACCGGCTTCAACGCCGCCCAGTACGCCTGCGCCCTCGGCGCCGCGTACGTGATCACCCGGCTCGGCCCCGGCGGCATCTTCGACGACGGACGGTTGCGCTGGATGGACGTCGCGGCGATGGGCGGCGCCACCGCGGCCTGGTTTGCGGTCAACTACGGCCTGGTCAGCACCGCGGTCCGGTTGCGCTTCGGCGACCGGTGGTGGCCGAGCCTGCGGCAGGGGCTGCCGTACGAGCTGATCTCCACCGGCTCCCTGCTGCTGCTCGCCCCGGTGCTGGTCGCCGCCGCCCGGGCCAGCGCGGCCCTGATCCCGCTGGTGCTGGTGCCGCTCTTCGCCGTCTACCGGATGGCCCGGCTCTCCGCCGAGCAGGAGCAACTCGCCGCGCTGGACCCGCTCACCGGCCTGCCCAACCGCAAGGCGCTGCTGGCCGAGGTCGCCGAGCAGGTGCACCTGCACGCCGAGCGGGCCGCGCGGGGTGAGCCCGACTTCCACCTGGCCCTGCTGCTGATCGACCTGGACCGGTTCAAGCACGTCAACGACGCCCTCGGGCACGCGGTGGGGGACCGGCTGCTGGTCGAGGTGAGCGCCCGGCTGACCGACGTGGTGCCCGACGGGGACCTGGTCGCCCGGCTCGGTGGGGACGAGTTCGCGATCGTGGTCACCCGGCTCACCGGCACCGACGCGGCCCGGGAGCTGGCCGACCGGGTGGCCGGCGCGCTCGCCGAGCCGGTCCTGATGGATGGCCTGCCGCTGGACGTCGGGGGCTCGATCGGTATCGCCATCTTCCCCGAGCACGGCGAGGACTTCACCACCCTGATGCGCCACGCCGACGTGGCCATGTACGACGCGAAGCACCGCAACGACACCGTCGCGGTCTACGCCGCCGAGTCCGACCACAACTCGGCCGAGCGGCTGAGCCTCCTGGCCGACCTGCGCCGCGTACTCGAGGCCGGCCCACGCGCTGACCCGGCGGACCGCCCCGGTCGGCCCGGCGTCGCCGGGGTGGCGGACCGGGGGGTGCGCGGCGGTGACGGCGCCGCGCTGCCCGCCGGCGGCGTACCGCTCGACGGCGACGACGTCCGCGGCAACGGTGCGCCCAGCCGGTGGCGGCTGCGCCGCCGCCGCGAGCGGTCGCGGATCCCGCACGGCGACGAGCTGATCAACCGGATCGTCACCGGCGCCGACCCGATCCGTCGGCGGGCCGCCCGTCCGACCGAGGAGCCGCTTCCCGACGCCGTCCTGCCCGAGGCGGTCGACGAGCCGGACGAGGCGCCCGTCCCGGCCCCGCCGGCCGACGACGCCGAGGCCGAGCCGGCTGCCGATGCGGGCGAGATCACCATGTACTACCAACCGCAGATCGCCATCGCCACCGGGGAGGTCGTCGGGGTCGAGGCGTTGCTGCGCTGGCGGCATCCCCGCCGCGGCATGGTCGACCCGGGGGAGCTGATCCAGGTCGCCGAGCAGAGCGCGGTGATGCGCCTGCTCACCCGCCGGGTGGTCGACGACGTGGTCGAGCAGCTCGCCAAGTGGTCGGCGGCCGGGATCAGTTTGCGCGCCGCGCTCAACGTCAGCGTCCGGGACCTGCACACCGGGGAGATCGCCGACCAGATCGCCGACCGGCTCGCCCGCTACGGGGTACACCCGGACCGGCTGCAGGTGGAGATCACCGAGGGGGCGCTGATGGATCCCCGGCGGGTGCTGGCCAGCATCTCCCAGCTCAACCGGACCGGCGTCGGCATCGCGCTGGACGACTTCGGCACCGGCTACTCGTCGTTGCAACACCTGCGCCGGCTGCCGCTGTCGGAGGTGAAGGTGGACCGGTCGTTCGTGCTGGGGATGGCCGACGACCCGGACGACGCGGCGATCGTCCGGTCGATGATCGAGCTGGCCGGGGCGCTCGGGCTGCGGGTGGTGGCCGAGGGCGTGGAGGACGAGCGGACCTGGCGGCTGCTGCACGCGGCCGGCTGCGATGTGGCGCAGGGCTGGTTCTACGCCCGTCCCATGCCGGCCGAGGAACTGGGGACCTGGCTGTCCCGGTATCGGCCGGTCCGCCCCGCGGTGTCCGGCGACGCGGAGCATTCCCGCCGCCCGACGCGCTGA
- the gatC gene encoding Asp-tRNA(Asn)/Glu-tRNA(Gln) amidotransferase subunit GatC, which yields MAAISREEVAHLARLSRLAVTEEELDTFAGQLDVILQSVAQVGEVAAADIPPTSHSVPLTNVLREDVVTPCLTPEEALSGAPDAEEQRFRVPRILDEDVAS from the coding sequence ATGGCCGCCATCTCCCGCGAGGAGGTCGCGCACCTGGCGCGACTGTCGCGGCTCGCCGTCACCGAGGAGGAGTTGGACACCTTCGCCGGCCAACTCGACGTGATCCTCCAGTCGGTCGCCCAGGTCGGCGAGGTCGCCGCGGCGGACATCCCGCCGACCTCCCACTCGGTACCGCTGACCAACGTCCTCCGGGAGGACGTGGTGACGCCGTGCCTGACCCCCGAGGAGGCGCTGTCGGGTGCGCCCGACGCCGAGGAGCAGCGGTTCCGCGTACCGCGGATCCTGGACGAGGATGTGGCTTCATGA
- the gatA gene encoding Asp-tRNA(Asn)/Glu-tRNA(Gln) amidotransferase subunit GatA, whose translation MSDLTKLSAAEIAGLVAGGETSAVEVTQAHLDRIAAVEDRVHAFLHVDTEGALAAARALDERRAAGAELGPLAGVPVAVKDVLTTKGVPTTVGSKILEGWRPPYDSTIVQRLRDAGTVMLGKTNMDEFAMGSSTEYSAYGPTHNPWDLSRIPGGSGGGSAAALAAYEAPLAIGSDTGGSIRQPGAVTGTVGAKPTYGGTSRYGLVAFSSSLDTPGPCARTVLDAALLHQVIGGHDPRDSTSIPQPVPDVVGAARLGATGDLTGVKLGVVTEFTGEGAEPGVMAAFRESVEALAKLGAEIVEISCPHFKYALPAYYLIAPSECSSNLARFDGVRFGLRVGDDGNRSLEEVMSLTREAGFGPEVKRRIMIGTYALSSGYYDAYYGQAQKVRTLITRDFTSAFEQVDALISPTTPFVAFPIGARTADPYQMYLADLFTIPTNLYGGPAISVPCGLSDGLPVGLQIMAPTMADDRMYRVAAALESTVGTFTPPAL comes from the coding sequence ATGAGCGACCTGACCAAGCTCAGCGCGGCGGAGATCGCCGGGCTCGTGGCCGGTGGAGAGACCTCGGCCGTCGAGGTGACGCAGGCCCACCTGGACCGGATCGCCGCGGTCGAGGACCGGGTGCACGCCTTCCTGCACGTCGACACCGAGGGCGCGCTGGCCGCCGCCCGTGCGCTGGACGAGCGCCGGGCCGCCGGCGCGGAGTTGGGCCCGCTGGCCGGCGTGCCGGTCGCGGTCAAGGACGTGCTCACCACCAAGGGCGTGCCGACCACCGTAGGGTCGAAGATCCTGGAGGGCTGGCGCCCGCCGTACGACTCGACGATCGTGCAGCGGCTGCGCGACGCCGGCACGGTGATGCTCGGCAAGACCAACATGGACGAGTTCGCCATGGGCTCCTCCACCGAATACTCCGCGTACGGGCCGACTCACAACCCGTGGGACCTGAGTCGGATCCCGGGCGGCTCGGGTGGTGGCAGCGCGGCCGCGCTGGCCGCGTACGAGGCGCCGCTGGCGATCGGCTCGGACACCGGCGGGTCGATCCGCCAGCCCGGCGCGGTCACCGGCACCGTCGGCGCGAAGCCCACCTACGGCGGCACCTCCCGGTACGGCCTGGTGGCGTTCTCCTCGTCGCTGGACACCCCCGGCCCGTGCGCCCGTACGGTGCTGGACGCCGCGCTGCTGCACCAGGTGATCGGCGGCCACGACCCACGCGACTCCACCTCGATCCCGCAGCCGGTGCCGGACGTGGTGGGCGCCGCGAGGCTGGGCGCGACCGGCGACCTGACCGGGGTGAAGCTCGGTGTGGTGACCGAGTTCACCGGCGAGGGCGCGGAGCCGGGCGTGATGGCCGCGTTCCGCGAGTCGGTGGAGGCGCTGGCGAAGCTGGGCGCCGAGATCGTCGAGATCTCCTGCCCGCACTTCAAGTACGCCCTGCCGGCCTACTACCTGATCGCGCCGAGCGAGTGCTCCTCCAACCTGGCCCGCTTCGACGGGGTCCGGTTCGGCCTGCGGGTCGGCGACGACGGCAACCGGTCGCTGGAGGAGGTCATGTCGCTGACCCGGGAGGCCGGCTTCGGCCCCGAGGTCAAGCGGCGCATCATGATCGGCACGTACGCGCTCTCCTCGGGCTACTACGACGCCTACTACGGGCAGGCGCAGAAGGTCCGTACGCTGATCACCCGGGACTTCACCTCGGCGTTCGAGCAGGTGGACGCGCTGATCTCGCCGACCACGCCGTTCGTGGCCTTCCCGATCGGGGCGCGCACCGCCGACCCGTACCAGATGTATCTGGCCGACCTGTTCACCATCCCGACCAACCTGTACGGCGGACCGGCGATCTCGGTGCCGTGCGGGCTCTCCGACGGGCTCCCGGTCGGCCTGCAGATCATGGCCCCGACGATGGCCGACGACCGGATGTACCGGGTCGCCGCCGCGCTGGAGTCCACGGTCGGCACGTTCACCCCACCGGCACTGTGA
- the gatB gene encoding Asp-tRNA(Asn)/Glu-tRNA(Gln) amidotransferase subunit GatB, with product MTTTLPAYDEVVARYEPVIGLETHVELGTKTKMFCGCPTDFGGEPNTRVCPVCLGLPGSLPVANKAAIEATIRIGLALNCSIAEWCRFARKNYFYPDMPKNFQISQYDEPLCVDGYLDVEVNGELVRIGIERVHLEEDTGKTLHVGGATGRIHGATESLVDYNRAGIPLVEIVTKPVPGTGAMAPEVARAYVTELRDVIRSLGVSDVRMEEGSLRCDVNTSLNLPGQEWGTRTETKNVNSLRSVERAVRSEMLRQASVLDAGGKITQETRHFHEDTGDTTPGRSKETATDYRYFPEPDLVPLAPDPAWVAELKAALPELPRLHRRRLQEQWGLSDLDMQSVLNAGAVELIEQTVAAGATPAAARKWWLGELSRRANETGVELADVGATPEQVAELQGLVDAGKLNDKLARTVLEGVVAGEGSPTEIMTNRNLEVVSDTGALTAAVDEAIAANPDVADKVRSGKVAAAGALVGAVMKATRGQADAKTVRELILERLGAQG from the coding sequence ATGACGACGACACTGCCCGCGTACGACGAGGTTGTCGCGCGCTACGAACCGGTGATCGGTCTGGAGACGCACGTCGAGCTGGGCACGAAGACCAAGATGTTCTGCGGCTGCCCGACCGACTTCGGCGGCGAGCCGAACACCCGGGTCTGCCCGGTCTGCCTGGGCCTGCCCGGCTCGCTGCCGGTGGCCAACAAGGCGGCCATCGAGGCGACGATCCGGATCGGCCTGGCGTTGAACTGCTCGATCGCCGAGTGGTGCCGGTTCGCCCGGAAGAACTACTTCTACCCGGACATGCCGAAGAACTTCCAGATCAGCCAGTACGACGAGCCGCTCTGCGTCGACGGCTACCTGGACGTCGAGGTCAACGGCGAGCTGGTCCGGATCGGCATCGAGCGGGTGCACCTGGAGGAGGACACCGGCAAGACGCTGCACGTCGGTGGCGCCACTGGCCGCATCCACGGGGCGACCGAGTCGCTGGTCGACTACAACCGGGCCGGCATCCCGCTGGTGGAGATCGTCACCAAGCCGGTCCCCGGCACCGGCGCGATGGCGCCGGAGGTGGCCCGGGCGTACGTCACCGAGCTGCGCGACGTGATCCGCTCGCTCGGCGTCTCCGACGTCCGGATGGAGGAGGGCTCGCTGCGCTGCGACGTCAACACGTCGCTGAACCTGCCCGGCCAGGAGTGGGGCACCCGCACCGAGACCAAGAACGTCAACTCGCTGCGCTCGGTCGAGCGGGCGGTCCGCTCGGAGATGCTGCGCCAGGCGTCGGTGCTCGACGCCGGCGGGAAGATCACCCAGGAGACCCGGCACTTCCACGAGGACACCGGCGACACCACCCCCGGCCGGTCCAAGGAGACCGCCACCGACTACCGGTACTTTCCGGAGCCGGACCTGGTGCCGCTCGCGCCGGACCCGGCCTGGGTGGCTGAGCTGAAGGCCGCCCTGCCGGAGCTGCCCCGGCTGCACCGCCGCCGGCTGCAGGAGCAGTGGGGCCTGTCCGACCTGGACATGCAGTCGGTGCTGAACGCCGGCGCGGTCGAGCTGATCGAGCAGACCGTGGCCGCCGGCGCCACCCCGGCCGCCGCGCGCAAGTGGTGGCTGGGCGAGCTGTCCCGGCGGGCCAACGAGACCGGCGTGGAGCTGGCCGACGTCGGGGCCACCCCGGAGCAGGTCGCCGAGCTGCAGGGCCTGGTCGACGCCGGCAAGCTCAACGACAAGCTGGCCCGGACCGTGCTGGAGGGCGTGGTGGCCGGCGAGGGCTCGCCGACCGAGATCATGACCAACCGCAACCTGGAGGTCGTCTCCGACACCGGCGCGCTCACCGCCGCCGTGGACGAGGCGATCGCCGCCAACCCGGACGTCGCGGACAAGGTCCGCAGCGGCAAGGTCGCCGCGGCCGGCGCGCTGGTCGGCGCGGTCATGAAGGCCACCCGCGGCCAGGCCGACGCCAAGACCGTCCGCGAGCTGATCCTGGAGCGCCTCGGCGCCCAGGGCTGA